One genomic window of Marinobacter adhaerens HP15 includes the following:
- a CDS encoding sensor domain-containing phosphodiesterase: MDSSTLEKRRLTALERLGILDTPPEDRFERLTRIARQYYGVKTALFSVLDSERQWFKSRQGLDVNETPRTDAFCDYAIQQDKAFIVSDATKDPRFAQNPLVTGFPHIRFYAGMPVREPTGFKIGTICIIDDKPRDLGELDLDILRNLATMIEDELERTYLSIENHEFVEVSHLNRSIQRALNVFLTSDNQHAAFEQMLNDLLSLTGSQFGFIGEILSRENGDPFLKIGAITNIAWNPKTQALYQQVERRGLVFDRLDTLIALPMTTGEVVISGDVATDPRRGGLPEGHPNIDAYIGIPVFSGDQQVGLVGLANRLDGYKPRLAEELEPLLQTLGNLIERKRLHHEKQQHQERLEKAANYDSLTGLPNRRRLTEIFTQELHEANLRQGTVSLCFIDLDGFKGINDQQGHAVGDAVLKIISERLKATIRQHDAIGRLGGDEFVAVLRDVEDSTVYSRILEAIRRPISYQNAVMKLSASMGVTVYPDDAEDPDTLLRHADQAMYAAKDSGKDTYSLFDLASHFNRKERVRVLEQVDEALAKKQFELYYQPKINYRTGTVEGFEALIRWNHPEEGLLSPARFLEHLEFTDYARQVGLFVMESAVSVICEFMDLGLPYTLSINLSPSHFLSEHFPDDITGMLNECPHEVRDRLIIEILETTALDDTTTVMKNLSVCRNTGLCISLDDFGTGYSSLNYFRTLPAQEVKIDRTFVGDLIGNQDNSMIVEAILRLSQSFQRRTVAEGVETAEQEQRLLELGCDVGQGYRYSPPLPLAEALDWANNFNWARYHSGHN; the protein is encoded by the coding sequence ATGGACAGTAGTACCCTGGAGAAACGTCGGCTCACCGCACTTGAACGCCTGGGCATCCTGGACACGCCGCCGGAAGATCGTTTTGAAAGGCTCACACGGATTGCTCGCCAGTACTATGGCGTGAAAACCGCGCTTTTCTCGGTGCTCGATTCCGAACGCCAATGGTTCAAGTCGCGTCAGGGTCTGGACGTCAATGAAACCCCACGAACGGATGCCTTTTGCGATTACGCAATCCAGCAGGACAAAGCGTTTATCGTGTCGGATGCCACGAAAGATCCACGCTTTGCGCAGAACCCCCTTGTGACCGGCTTTCCCCATATTCGATTCTATGCCGGCATGCCGGTGCGGGAGCCAACCGGATTCAAAATCGGCACGATCTGCATCATCGACGATAAGCCAAGGGACTTAGGGGAGTTGGATCTCGATATCCTTCGCAACCTCGCCACGATGATTGAAGACGAACTCGAGCGGACCTATCTCTCGATCGAAAATCACGAATTTGTTGAAGTGTCCCACCTGAACCGGTCGATCCAGAGGGCCCTGAACGTTTTCCTGACCAGTGACAACCAGCACGCAGCCTTTGAGCAGATGCTGAACGATCTTCTTTCGCTTACTGGCAGCCAGTTCGGTTTCATTGGCGAAATCCTGTCCAGGGAGAACGGCGATCCATTTCTGAAGATCGGCGCAATCACCAACATTGCCTGGAATCCGAAAACGCAGGCGCTTTACCAGCAGGTTGAACGACGTGGGCTGGTTTTCGATCGGCTCGATACGCTGATCGCACTTCCTATGACAACAGGAGAGGTTGTCATCTCGGGCGATGTCGCCACAGATCCCCGTCGCGGAGGACTGCCCGAGGGACACCCCAATATCGACGCCTATATCGGGATTCCCGTTTTCTCGGGTGATCAACAGGTGGGACTTGTTGGACTTGCCAATCGCCTGGACGGTTATAAGCCGAGGCTGGCCGAGGAACTTGAGCCTTTACTGCAAACTCTGGGGAACCTGATTGAACGGAAGCGCCTGCATCATGAGAAACAACAGCACCAGGAACGGCTTGAAAAAGCTGCAAATTACGACTCGCTGACAGGTCTTCCAAACCGTCGACGGCTCACAGAAATATTTACTCAGGAACTTCATGAAGCAAACCTTCGCCAGGGGACTGTCTCCCTCTGCTTCATTGATCTGGACGGATTCAAGGGCATCAACGACCAACAGGGTCATGCAGTGGGCGACGCTGTTCTGAAAATCATTTCCGAACGTCTCAAAGCCACGATCAGGCAACACGATGCCATCGGCAGGCTCGGGGGCGATGAATTCGTCGCTGTTCTCAGGGATGTCGAAGACTCAACAGTCTACAGCCGGATTCTGGAAGCTATCCGCCGGCCCATCAGCTACCAGAATGCCGTCATGAAACTGTCGGCCAGTATGGGGGTGACCGTTTATCCCGATGACGCCGAAGACCCCGATACGTTGCTTCGGCATGCCGATCAGGCTATGTATGCGGCCAAAGATTCGGGGAAAGATACCTATAGCCTGTTTGATCTGGCGTCTCACTTTAATCGCAAGGAGCGAGTTCGTGTCCTCGAGCAGGTCGACGAAGCGCTGGCAAAAAAACAGTTCGAACTTTACTACCAGCCCAAGATCAACTACCGCACCGGAACGGTTGAAGGTTTTGAAGCACTGATTCGTTGGAATCACCCGGAGGAGGGACTCCTTTCCCCGGCGCGTTTTCTGGAGCACCTGGAGTTCACCGATTACGCCAGGCAGGTTGGACTGTTCGTGATGGAAAGCGCGGTCAGCGTAATCTGTGAATTCATGGACCTGGGGCTGCCGTATACCCTGAGTATCAACCTCAGCCCGTCCCACTTCCTGAGTGAACACTTCCCCGACGATATAACGGGCATGCTGAACGAGTGCCCTCACGAGGTGCGTGACCGGCTGATCATTGAAATCCTGGAAACGACCGCATTGGACGATACCACGACCGTCATGAAGAATCTCAGCGTCTGTCGCAATACCGGTCTTTGCATCTCCCTGGATGATTTCGGAACCGGCTACTCTTCACTGAATTACTTCCGGACATTGCCGGCCCAGGAAGTGAAGATTGATAGAACCTTTGTGGGTGATCTGATAGGGAACCAGGATAACTCGATGATCGTAGAAGCTATTTTACGCCTGTCCCAGAGTTTTCAGAGGCGCACCGTGGCGGAAGGGGTGGAGACGGCCGAGCAAGAACAACGTCTCCTCGAACTTGGCTGTGATGTCGGGCAGGGCTACCGGTACAGTCCACCTCTGCCACTGGCAGAAGCGCTCGACTGGGCCAATAATTTCAATTGGGCTCGTTACCATTCGGGCCACAACTAG
- a CDS encoding sensor domain-containing diguanylate cyclase, with translation MHLTAETRLNAILDGTGAGTWEYNLDTGEIIFNERWATMLGYTLEELSPLSFQTWEKLSHPTDIESANQALTAYLSGDAHQFECVVRMLHKDGDWRYIHTRGTLFNNDQTAESRWLMGTHLDVTREKLSQHQMEQLAKSLPGIIYTFVLEPGGRYFFSYLSEKTWDFYGLTAEECLDDPDKIFNLIHPDDLPRVHESIAVSAQTLDEWVCEYRVQTERGTYWLKGVSRPEKDADGRISWHGMTINIDTEKNLELELEQLSITDELTGLYNRRYMLRKLQESVAQGERYGDTFSLISLDIDFFKTINDSYGHPTGDAVLQRFADIIESRTRKSDIVARTGGEEFIIFMPNTGLSEAGHVAESLRIALQTESFVSDEGETFGTTFSAGVVNWSGAESQTTSVRDLLSACDQSMYAAKRAGRNRVVANGNGE, from the coding sequence ATGCACCTGACTGCAGAAACCAGGCTCAATGCCATTCTTGACGGCACCGGGGCAGGCACCTGGGAATACAACCTGGACACCGGCGAAATCATCTTTAATGAACGCTGGGCCACCATGCTGGGTTACACCCTGGAAGAGCTTTCGCCATTGTCGTTCCAGACCTGGGAAAAGCTCAGTCATCCCACCGATATCGAGTCAGCAAACCAGGCATTGACCGCGTACCTGAGCGGTGATGCCCACCAGTTTGAATGCGTGGTGCGTATGCTTCACAAGGACGGAGACTGGCGTTACATCCACACCCGCGGGACCCTGTTCAACAATGACCAGACGGCAGAAAGCCGTTGGCTGATGGGAACCCATCTGGATGTCACCCGGGAGAAGCTGAGCCAACACCAGATGGAGCAACTCGCCAAATCCCTGCCGGGCATCATCTACACTTTTGTACTGGAACCAGGCGGTCGCTACTTCTTTTCCTATCTGAGCGAAAAAACCTGGGACTTCTATGGGTTGACCGCCGAAGAGTGTCTGGATGACCCTGACAAAATCTTTAACCTGATCCATCCGGATGATCTTCCGAGGGTGCATGAGAGCATCGCCGTTTCTGCCCAGACCCTGGACGAGTGGGTCTGCGAATACCGCGTTCAGACCGAGCGCGGCACATACTGGCTTAAAGGCGTGTCGCGGCCCGAGAAAGACGCGGATGGCAGAATCAGCTGGCATGGAATGACCATCAATATCGACACCGAGAAGAACCTGGAGCTCGAGCTCGAACAGCTTTCAATTACTGATGAGCTGACCGGCCTCTACAACCGCCGGTACATGTTGAGGAAACTTCAAGAGTCGGTGGCACAGGGCGAACGGTACGGCGATACCTTTTCGCTGATTTCCCTGGATATCGATTTCTTCAAAACCATCAACGACTCCTACGGACACCCCACCGGCGATGCGGTGCTGCAACGGTTCGCCGATATTATCGAATCCAGGACCCGAAAATCCGATATCGTGGCACGTACCGGGGGTGAAGAGTTCATTATCTTCATGCCCAACACCGGGCTGTCTGAGGCGGGGCATGTGGCGGAATCCCTGCGTATTGCCCTGCAGACAGAGAGCTTTGTCAGTGATGAAGGCGAGACATTTGGCACTACCTTCAGTGCGGGTGTGGTTAACTGGTCCGGGGCAGAGTCCCAGACCACATCTGTACGGGATTTACTTTCGGCCTGCGACCAGTCCATGTACGCCGCCAAGAGAGCCGGGCGGAACCGGGTTGTGGCCAATGGCAACGGAGAATGA
- a CDS encoding EAL domain-containing protein: MSKQDLASALMDAAVDAIIVINDKGIIQQFSESARALFGYAAEEVIGHNVSMLMPYPDARHHDRYIENYKNSGVGKIIGIGRDVKGQRKDGQTFPMHLSVGESEFADQHLFVGICHDLSNYKNALDKLAAAEERYREIVQAQKQFILRLDSDFRITFANASFTRALGTENTDIIGAPITVFFNEPGHRIRQRLASLFSDENTSEEIAVKVTMNGKDGSQTLVDWSFRRTSTQGSDEAELQGFGIDVSEQERALEQAHYLRTHDPLTGLLNKQTLVEDCKLWFRSASPGALLYIDIEHFSLINQRYGYEIGDAVLIKLANRIGRAMQRANHCARAGADTFLAAIQVNSQADAEAVAERIIEYISTPFKLRENQLNVRATIGIAMYPEDSEVIEVLPELAESANGFARDRNQRIGIFDFEHHKVLHRQIEIEQGLKDAIESHQLAIYLQPKYRISDKSIAGYEALVRWHHPREGFISPGEFVPIAEKSSLGLELDHYVLVRVFELIASARATIRDFPPVAINITPAHFSRVDFHKLVLAGIADANIPIESVELEITEGAVMERSEEARQNLDALRSQGVRIAIDDFGTGYSSLNYLRYLGIDDLKIDKTFVDEVLTEKGKIIVKSIIDIAAAHDIQVVAEGVETAQQFELLREMGCHLCQGYLLSKPLPVDEAIELFSQQSPAQTQ, from the coding sequence ATGAGCAAGCAAGACCTGGCATCGGCGCTGATGGATGCAGCGGTTGACGCCATCATTGTTATCAATGACAAGGGAATCATTCAGCAGTTTTCCGAATCTGCCAGAGCCCTGTTCGGATACGCCGCCGAGGAAGTGATCGGGCATAACGTCTCGATGCTCATGCCTTATCCGGACGCTCGTCACCACGATCGCTACATTGAGAACTACAAAAACAGTGGTGTCGGAAAAATAATTGGCATCGGTCGTGATGTGAAGGGGCAAAGAAAGGACGGCCAAACCTTTCCAATGCACCTTTCGGTTGGCGAGAGCGAATTTGCTGACCAACATCTTTTCGTCGGAATTTGCCACGACCTCAGCAATTATAAGAACGCTCTCGACAAACTGGCGGCGGCTGAAGAACGTTACCGTGAAATTGTTCAGGCGCAGAAACAGTTCATACTGCGACTCGACAGCGATTTCCGAATTACCTTTGCCAACGCTTCTTTCACCCGAGCGTTGGGAACAGAAAACACCGACATCATCGGAGCGCCAATCACGGTCTTTTTTAACGAACCTGGCCATCGTATCCGCCAACGTCTGGCGTCCCTGTTCAGTGACGAGAACACCTCTGAGGAAATTGCTGTCAAAGTCACGATGAATGGCAAGGACGGCTCGCAGACTCTTGTAGACTGGAGTTTCCGAAGAACTTCGACGCAGGGGAGCGACGAAGCCGAATTACAGGGATTTGGTATCGACGTATCCGAGCAGGAAAGGGCCCTGGAGCAGGCACACTACCTCAGAACACACGATCCTTTAACGGGTTTGCTAAACAAACAGACGCTCGTTGAAGATTGTAAGCTCTGGTTCAGGAGTGCCAGCCCCGGCGCGCTGCTTTACATCGATATAGAGCATTTCAGCCTTATCAATCAGCGCTACGGCTACGAGATTGGCGACGCCGTTTTGATCAAGCTTGCCAACCGCATAGGGCGTGCTATGCAGCGCGCAAATCATTGCGCGCGGGCAGGAGCAGACACCTTCCTTGCGGCGATCCAGGTAAACAGCCAGGCAGACGCAGAGGCAGTAGCGGAGAGGATCATCGAATATATTTCGACACCGTTCAAACTGCGGGAAAACCAGCTCAATGTGCGAGCCACGATTGGCATCGCGATGTACCCTGAAGATTCGGAAGTCATTGAAGTTCTCCCGGAGCTGGCCGAGTCGGCCAATGGGTTCGCTCGGGACCGAAACCAGCGGATCGGGATTTTTGATTTCGAGCACCACAAAGTGCTCCACAGGCAAATCGAAATCGAACAGGGGCTCAAGGATGCTATCGAAAGTCACCAACTGGCGATCTACCTCCAGCCTAAATATCGGATCAGTGATAAATCCATAGCAGGTTATGAGGCCCTGGTCCGGTGGCACCATCCAAGAGAGGGTTTCATATCACCGGGCGAATTCGTCCCGATAGCTGAAAAGTCTTCGTTAGGGCTGGAGCTGGACCACTATGTGCTGGTTCGGGTGTTTGAGCTTATCGCCTCGGCCAGAGCGACTATCCGCGACTTTCCACCTGTTGCCATCAATATAACGCCCGCGCATTTCTCACGAGTCGACTTTCACAAGCTGGTATTAGCCGGCATAGCAGATGCCAACATTCCGATTGAAAGTGTCGAGCTGGAAATTACCGAAGGGGCGGTAATGGAACGATCGGAAGAGGCCAGACAAAACCTTGATGCCCTTCGCAGCCAGGGTGTTCGCATCGCCATTGATGATTTTGGCACGGGTTACTCTTCACTGAACTATCTGCGATACCTCGGCATTGATGACCTCAAAATCGACAAAACCTTTGTTGATGAGGTATTGACGGAAAAAGGAAAAATTATCGTCAAATCCATCATTGATATCGCAGCGGCTCACGACATTCAGGTCGTCGCAGAAGGCGTGGAAACGGCGCAGCAATTCGAACTGTTACGTGAAATGGGTTGTCATCTGTGTCAGGGCTATCTACTGTCGAAACCACTACCGGTTGACGAAGCCATTGAACTTTTTTCCCAGCAGTCGCCTGCTCAAACACAGTGA
- a CDS encoding PTS fructose-like transporter subunit IIB, with protein sequence MNLIIVTACPQGVATRFLAARALERAANRRGWSVTTDTRGPDGKTDNKPSEAAIQQADLVIAAVGIPVNLDVYAGKRLLQIPVTAALPDPDAILTRAQAEATPWDPAMASQESIATSTAVGSTSAGKRIVAVTACPTGVAHTFMAAEALTAAAQSAGHKIRVETQGSVGAQDPLTEEEIAAADVVILACDIEVDPGRFSGKRVWRTSTGAALKKPADTIRDALEQAVVLNAGQKKTSGASGSGEKKGPYKHLLTGVSFMLPMVVAGGLLIALSFVFGIEAFQEEGTLAAALMQIGGGTAFKLMIPLLAGYIAWSIADRPGLAPGMIGGFLAGELGAGFLGGIVAGFLAGYVARFISQKLPMPESIESLKPILIIPLLASLVTGLGMIYVIGEPMAAIMGALTGFLEGMGTTNAILLGGILGAMMCFDLGGPVNKAAYTFGVGLLSEGSGGSAPMAAIMAAGMVPAIGMGVASFIARRKFAEAERQAGRASFVLGLCFISEGAIPFMAKDPLRVIPVCMIGGAITGALSMLFTVKLMAPHGGLFVLAIPNAVSAVLPYLIAIAVGSLVIGFGYALLKTGKAEVTAAVS encoded by the coding sequence ATGAATCTGATCATTGTGACCGCCTGCCCCCAGGGCGTGGCAACTCGTTTTCTGGCCGCCCGGGCCCTTGAGCGGGCGGCGAACCGGCGCGGCTGGTCTGTTACCACTGATACTCGAGGCCCGGATGGTAAAACCGACAACAAGCCCAGCGAAGCGGCAATCCAACAGGCCGATCTTGTTATTGCCGCGGTCGGTATTCCGGTAAATCTGGATGTCTATGCAGGCAAACGCTTGCTGCAGATTCCGGTCACCGCTGCCCTGCCAGACCCAGACGCCATCCTCACCCGGGCGCAGGCGGAGGCCACACCCTGGGACCCGGCAATGGCCAGTCAGGAATCTATAGCAACCAGTACCGCTGTCGGCAGTACCTCTGCCGGTAAGCGGATCGTTGCCGTTACTGCATGCCCCACTGGCGTCGCCCATACCTTTATGGCGGCAGAGGCCCTGACCGCCGCGGCGCAATCCGCTGGCCACAAGATCCGTGTAGAAACCCAGGGGTCGGTCGGCGCCCAGGATCCGCTGACGGAGGAGGAAATTGCGGCTGCCGATGTGGTGATCCTGGCCTGTGATATTGAGGTAGATCCGGGCCGCTTCTCTGGCAAGCGGGTCTGGCGGACCTCGACCGGTGCCGCCCTGAAAAAACCAGCCGATACCATCCGTGATGCCCTGGAACAGGCCGTGGTTCTGAACGCCGGCCAGAAGAAAACGTCCGGCGCTTCCGGAAGTGGTGAGAAAAAGGGGCCTTACAAGCACCTGCTGACCGGTGTCTCTTTTATGCTGCCCATGGTGGTGGCTGGCGGTTTGCTGATCGCCCTGTCCTTCGTGTTCGGGATTGAAGCGTTTCAGGAGGAAGGCACGTTGGCTGCCGCCCTGATGCAGATTGGTGGTGGCACCGCCTTCAAACTGATGATTCCGTTGCTGGCCGGATACATTGCCTGGTCGATTGCCGACCGTCCCGGCCTCGCGCCGGGAATGATCGGTGGGTTTCTGGCGGGCGAATTGGGAGCCGGATTCCTCGGCGGTATTGTGGCGGGTTTTCTCGCTGGTTATGTAGCGCGCTTTATAAGCCAGAAACTGCCAATGCCCGAGAGCATCGAATCGCTGAAGCCGATCCTCATCATTCCCTTGCTGGCCAGTCTGGTTACCGGCCTGGGGATGATCTATGTGATTGGAGAGCCCATGGCTGCCATCATGGGCGCCCTGACCGGATTCCTCGAGGGCATGGGAACGACCAATGCGATCCTGCTTGGTGGCATTCTGGGCGCCATGATGTGCTTTGACCTGGGAGGGCCTGTCAACAAGGCGGCCTATACCTTCGGTGTGGGACTGCTGTCTGAGGGCAGCGGCGGCTCGGCACCCATGGCTGCCATCATGGCGGCAGGAATGGTACCGGCCATCGGCATGGGTGTGGCGTCTTTCATCGCCCGGCGAAAGTTTGCAGAGGCGGAACGCCAGGCCGGACGGGCATCATTTGTCCTGGGATTGTGCTTCATCTCGGAAGGTGCAATACCGTTTATGGCAAAGGATCCGTTGCGGGTTATCCCGGTGTGTATGATCGGTGGCGCAATTACCGGTGCCCTGTCGATGCTGTTCACTGTCAAGCTGATGGCACCCCATGGCGGGCTGTTTGTGCTTGCCATTCCGAACGCGGTAAGTGCGGTATTGCCCTACCTGATTGCGATTGCGGTGGGATCACTGGTGATTGGTTTCGGTTACGCGTTGCTGAAAACCGGTAAGGCGGAAGTGACGGCAGCGGTTAGCTGA
- a CDS encoding NAD(P)/FAD-dependent oxidoreductase, with protein MTSNTTTTGSVKTHTVVIVGGGAAGISVASSIHKRDGNIDIAIIEPATRHHYQPGWTMVGGGVFRPEVTSKPMSEVMPKFVSWYQQPVTAIDQDNNQVSLADGSSVQYKALVLAPGLELNWGGIDGLEEALGSNGVTSNYREGMASYTWDMVQKLKKGRALFSQPPMPIKCAGAPQKAMYLSADYWLKHGVLNNVDIQFHNAGAVLFGVADYVPALEAYVEKYGIDLNFQSTLVAVNGPAKTAVFRSTDGDGNTEDREVSFDMLHAVPPQRAPKLIRESALANEAGWLDLEDDTLRHKTYANIFGLGDASGTGNAKTAAAVRKQAPVVAENLVATLRNQPLEAAYLGYGSCPLTVENGKIVLAEFGYGGVLQPSFPKWINDGTKATRAAWWLKAKQLPTLYWHGMLKGHEWLARPAVRSPQK; from the coding sequence ATGACCAGCAACACAACCACCACGGGCAGCGTCAAAACCCATACCGTCGTAATCGTGGGCGGCGGAGCGGCCGGTATATCGGTGGCATCCAGCATCCACAAACGGGATGGCAATATCGACATCGCCATTATCGAGCCGGCTACCCGGCACCACTACCAGCCCGGCTGGACCATGGTGGGTGGTGGGGTTTTCCGGCCAGAAGTCACCTCCAAGCCCATGTCAGAAGTGATGCCAAAATTCGTATCCTGGTACCAGCAACCGGTAACCGCCATCGACCAGGACAACAACCAGGTTTCTTTGGCTGACGGTTCCTCCGTGCAATACAAAGCCCTGGTGCTCGCTCCCGGGTTGGAGCTGAACTGGGGCGGCATCGACGGCCTTGAGGAAGCGCTGGGCTCCAACGGGGTCACATCCAATTACCGGGAAGGCATGGCCAGCTACACCTGGGACATGGTGCAGAAGCTCAAGAAAGGCCGGGCTCTTTTCAGCCAGCCGCCAATGCCGATCAAATGTGCCGGCGCCCCTCAGAAAGCCATGTATCTGTCTGCCGATTACTGGCTCAAGCACGGCGTGCTCAACAATGTGGATATCCAGTTTCATAACGCCGGAGCCGTCTTGTTTGGTGTCGCCGATTACGTCCCGGCCCTGGAAGCCTATGTCGAAAAATACGGCATCGACCTGAATTTCCAGAGTACCCTGGTTGCGGTAAACGGACCGGCTAAAACGGCTGTGTTCCGCTCAACAGATGGCGACGGCAATACCGAAGACCGTGAGGTCAGCTTTGATATGCTGCACGCGGTGCCCCCCCAGCGGGCGCCGAAGCTGATCCGGGAGTCTGCCCTGGCGAACGAAGCCGGCTGGCTGGACCTGGAAGACGACACCCTGCGCCACAAAACCTACGCCAACATCTTTGGGCTTGGCGACGCGAGCGGAACCGGCAACGCAAAAACCGCTGCCGCGGTGCGCAAGCAGGCACCCGTGGTGGCTGAAAACCTCGTGGCCACGCTCCGAAACCAGCCGCTTGAAGCCGCCTACCTGGGCTATGGCTCCTGCCCGCTGACGGTCGAAAACGGCAAGATCGTGCTGGCAGAATTCGGCTATGGCGGCGTACTCCAGCCCAGCTTCCCGAAATGGATCAACGATGGCACCAAAGCGACCCGGGCGGCCTGGTGGCTGAAGGCGAAACAGTTACCCACTTTGTATTGGCACGGCATGTTGAAAGGTCACGAGTGGCTTGCCAGGCCAGCAGTCCGATCCCCCCAAAAATAA
- a CDS encoding VOC family protein, protein MIGYVTLGVSDMERAKAFYADLLSDQGAKVLLDMGRIAFIGKSMSAPMLAVCVPFNEEPNHPGNGNMVALPAGSKEGVDEMYKKAIELGATCDGEPGQRIPNQFYGAYVKDPDGNKLAFFVFG, encoded by the coding sequence ATGATCGGATACGTCACCCTTGGCGTCAGTGATATGGAAAGAGCAAAGGCATTCTATGCCGATTTGTTGAGCGACCAGGGAGCCAAGGTGCTTCTGGATATGGGACGCATCGCATTTATCGGCAAGAGCATGAGCGCGCCCATGCTGGCAGTTTGCGTTCCCTTCAATGAAGAGCCCAACCATCCTGGCAACGGCAACATGGTGGCTCTGCCTGCCGGTTCAAAAGAGGGCGTGGATGAAATGTACAAGAAGGCCATTGAGCTGGGCGCCACCTGCGACGGCGAGCCCGGTCAGCGAATTCCGAACCAGTTCTACGGTGCCTACGTGAAGGACCCGGACGGCAACAAGCTGGCGTTTTTCGTATTCGGTTGA
- a CDS encoding methyl-accepting chemotaxis protein, giving the protein MRKNLPVTDNEKTFPSNQKLISSTDLKGKIRHCNSAFVEVSGFSRDELIGQPHNIVRHPDMPPAAYENMWSHLKAGQPWMGLVKNRCKNGDYYWVSAYVTPVTENGKVVGYESVRSCPDRQDVARAEKLYADIRSGNSGIRFWQRFQPPTLFLAFVFIVAGILFIAGQKMFSELSLAVGVIIYAGWMHVARKQLMASVTQLLEHSFTDDLAAKSYTDDELPLGRIKVAVKAQQAHLDAVLTRLEDSADEMRLFSVKGREVTFEAQEALRQQQAETEQVAAAVHEMSQTIAEVSSNVQSTAERADSAKEFANEGRSVVRGTREAIETLKGSVHSISDSVGELSQQTQQIASAAKIIEEIAEQTNLLALNAAIEAARAGEHGRGFAVVAEEVRGLASRTRNSTSEIHGIVNALISRSEDANRKADEGKLSADEGMEKMLSAESTLNDIAESVTNIAEMALQMAAAVEEQAQVSDQINEQVEKISDLASNNLSKGEESTDCVKNIEQIANDLHELVVRFK; this is encoded by the coding sequence ATGAGAAAGAATCTACCTGTCACGGATAACGAAAAAACCTTTCCATCTAATCAGAAACTGATTTCCTCCACGGACCTCAAAGGGAAAATTCGACACTGCAACTCGGCGTTCGTCGAGGTCAGTGGCTTCAGCCGTGACGAACTGATAGGCCAACCCCATAACATCGTCCGGCACCCGGATATGCCTCCGGCCGCCTATGAAAACATGTGGTCTCACCTTAAAGCCGGGCAGCCCTGGATGGGCCTGGTAAAGAACCGCTGCAAAAATGGCGATTACTACTGGGTCAGTGCCTATGTCACGCCGGTCACCGAAAACGGCAAAGTAGTCGGGTATGAATCCGTCCGATCCTGTCCGGACCGACAGGATGTGGCTCGGGCGGAAAAACTCTACGCTGATATCCGTTCAGGCAATTCTGGCATTCGCTTTTGGCAGCGTTTCCAGCCGCCGACCCTCTTCCTCGCATTTGTCTTTATTGTCGCAGGGATCTTGTTTATTGCCGGCCAGAAAATGTTCTCTGAGCTCTCACTGGCTGTCGGCGTCATTATCTATGCGGGCTGGATGCATGTTGCGCGAAAACAGCTTATGGCGTCAGTCACTCAGTTACTTGAGCACAGTTTCACCGATGACCTTGCTGCAAAAAGCTACACCGATGACGAATTGCCCCTGGGCAGGATCAAGGTTGCTGTCAAAGCTCAGCAGGCGCATCTGGACGCAGTTCTGACCAGACTTGAAGACTCTGCGGATGAAATGCGACTGTTTTCCGTGAAAGGCCGTGAAGTCACTTTCGAGGCGCAGGAAGCCCTCAGGCAGCAACAGGCTGAAACCGAACAGGTCGCGGCGGCCGTGCATGAGATGTCCCAGACCATCGCTGAGGTTTCTTCAAACGTTCAATCAACCGCGGAGCGGGCGGACAGCGCCAAGGAATTTGCCAACGAGGGGCGCTCCGTTGTTCGGGGAACGCGGGAAGCGATCGAAACCCTTAAGGGTTCTGTCCACAGCATCAGCGACTCCGTCGGTGAACTGTCACAACAAACCCAGCAAATAGCGTCTGCTGCAAAAATTATCGAGGAAATCGCTGAACAGACGAACCTGCTGGCTTTGAACGCTGCGATCGAAGCTGCCAGGGCCGGCGAACACGGGCGCGGTTTCGCCGTAGTCGCTGAGGAGGTTCGTGGATTGGCATCACGCACACGGAATTCCACCAGCGAGATCCACGGTATCGTCAATGCATTGATTTCCCGGTCCGAGGACGCGAATAGAAAAGCAGACGAAGGCAAGCTGTCGGCGGATGAAGGCATGGAAAAAATGCTGTCGGCAGAAAGCACACTGAATGACATCGCTGAATCGGTTACCAATATCGCCGAAATGGCACTGCAGATGGCAGCGGCCGTTGAAGAGCAGGCTCAGGTATCAGATCAGATCAACGAACAGGTGGAAAAAATTTCGGATCTGGCATCCAACAACTTGTCGAAAGGTGAGGAGTCCACCGACTGTGTAAAAAACATTGAACAGATTGCCAACGATTTGCACGAACTGGTCGTAAGGTTCAAATAG